A window of uncultured Draconibacterium sp. contains these coding sequences:
- a CDS encoding GNAT family N-acetyltransferase yields the protein MEIRSIKKEDYKGYENALTDLYVDAFSAGKSFQYHSKKETKNYLQSIFDLGYGIFAFENNRLAGALLLTPLTFDRLLPESIAQNFELNSSVYVAEMMVEKTSQGKGIGKKLLHYFLETVDKERYHDAFIRVWIENKNAVHLYKKMGFTPCASIVQSKLLADKSGMFDFEKIYLHQKLD from the coding sequence ATGGAAATAAGAAGCATAAAAAAGGAAGATTATAAAGGATACGAGAATGCCTTAACTGATTTGTATGTTGATGCGTTTTCTGCCGGAAAAAGTTTTCAGTACCACAGTAAAAAGGAAACCAAAAACTACCTGCAATCGATATTCGATTTGGGATATGGAATTTTTGCGTTTGAAAACAACAGGCTGGCAGGCGCCCTGCTGCTAACACCCTTAACATTCGACCGTTTACTTCCGGAAAGTATAGCACAAAATTTTGAGCTAAACAGTTCGGTTTATGTAGCCGAAATGATGGTGGAGAAAACAAGCCAGGGAAAGGGTATCGGGAAAAAACTGTTGCACTATTTTCTGGAAACTGTTGATAAAGAAAGATACCACGATGCTTTTATCCGGGTTTGGATTGAAAACAAAAATGCAGTGCATTTGTACAAAAAAATGGGATTTACTCCCTGTGCTTCCATTGTACAATCGAAACTTCTTGCTGATAAAAGTGGTATGTTCGATTTC
- a CDS encoding Crp/Fnr family transcriptional regulator has translation MIKDIINTTDTSNSCLFCKNKSSCFKQLNEAELNLSDKHRVQLNFKAGETIFKQGSFANHVHFVKHGLVKLYLEIPNSDKNLVINLLPDGNLLGLPSIYGNKVYTYTATAIENTTVCIIENEIIKELIETNGKFAAELITTMNNCSNSTFTRFVSLTHKQLNGRLADALIYLSEEIYKTPLFKLSLSRSDLAELTGMSTMSVVKVIKDFKDNSIIKNEDGTIEIINMPLLKRISEIG, from the coding sequence ATGATCAAGGACATAATAAATACTACAGACACTTCTAATTCATGTTTATTCTGCAAAAACAAATCGTCGTGTTTTAAACAACTCAACGAAGCCGAGCTGAACTTAAGTGATAAACACAGAGTTCAACTTAATTTTAAAGCGGGCGAAACTATTTTTAAACAAGGGTCGTTTGCCAATCACGTTCATTTTGTAAAACATGGCCTGGTAAAATTGTATTTAGAAATTCCAAATTCTGATAAAAATCTGGTCATTAATCTTTTGCCTGATGGAAATCTATTGGGATTACCATCAATATACGGCAATAAAGTATATACTTACACAGCAACAGCTATTGAAAATACGACTGTTTGTATTATTGAAAACGAGATAATAAAAGAGTTGATTGAAACCAATGGGAAATTTGCAGCTGAGCTAATAACAACCATGAACAATTGCTCGAATTCTACTTTTACCCGATTTGTAAGTTTAACGCACAAACAATTAAATGGTCGCCTGGCTGATGCACTCATTTATTTGTCAGAAGAAATATATAAAACGCCGCTATTTAAACTCTCTCTTTCGCGGTCCGATTTGGCTGAACTCACAGGTATGTCGACCATGAGCGTAGTTAAAGTTATCAAAGATTTTAAAGACAACAGCATTATAAAAAACGAAGATGGTACGATTGAGATCATTAACATGCCACTTTTAAAACGGATTAGCGAAATCGGTTAG
- a CDS encoding Na+/H+ antiporter subunit E: MKIKSFLISVVTIFVIWVLLNNKLSLEVLAFGGLIAVVVAIMFHRSYDIFEALKLNPKAIVYWFVYIFVFLTELVKSNLDVAFRVISPKLPINPGIVEVKTKLKSKLGRMILTNSITLTPGTFTVELLGDRIFVHWIDVKSEDIEEDTRLIVHKFEKYLEVIYG; this comes from the coding sequence ATGAAGATAAAATCTTTTTTGATTTCAGTGGTAACGATTTTTGTTATTTGGGTTTTGCTTAATAACAAACTTTCGCTCGAAGTGCTGGCTTTCGGCGGTTTAATTGCGGTTGTAGTTGCCATAATGTTTCATCGCTCGTACGATATTTTTGAGGCATTAAAATTAAACCCAAAAGCAATTGTGTACTGGTTTGTGTACATTTTTGTTTTCCTGACGGAACTGGTAAAATCGAACCTCGATGTGGCTTTTAGAGTGATTTCACCAAAACTACCTATTAATCCCGGTATTGTTGAAGTAAAAACCAAACTCAAATCAAAACTGGGTCGGATGATCCTTACCAATTCAATTACGCTTACCCCCGGAACCTTTACCGTGGAGTTGCTGGGCGACAGAATCTTTGTACACTGGATTGATGTAAAAAGCGAAGACATTGAAGAGGATACACGCTTGATTGTACACAAATTTGAAAAATACCTGGAGGTGATTTATGGTTAA
- a CDS encoding monovalent cation/H+ antiporter complex subunit F, with translation MLLSIILALYRFFNAGSLVSRVIAFDVMNIVTVSLIALITLFSGRTIYIDVAMIYGLLSFLGVIIIARYLEKSL, from the coding sequence ATGTTGCTAAGTATAATTCTTGCCTTGTACCGTTTTTTTAATGCAGGCTCGCTTGTAAGCAGAGTTATTGCATTCGATGTAATGAATATTGTTACGGTTTCACTGATTGCGTTGATCACGCTTTTTTCGGGCCGGACCATTTATATCGATGTGGCAATGATTTACGGATTGCTGAGTTTTCTTGGGGTTATAATCATTGCCAGGTATCTGGAAAAAAGTTTATAA
- the mnhG gene encoding monovalent cation/H(+) antiporter subunit G, with amino-acid sequence MEVLKIIGAFITLIGSFFLLLGSIGLIRMPDVFTRIQAGTKASTLGTILSLLGIGLIYLPIFGKVFLLIVFILITNPVSSHMLARAAHYIGVKKADVTVVDKLSEYYENNKTQKPELK; translated from the coding sequence ATGGAAGTTTTAAAAATAATAGGTGCTTTTATTACGCTAATTGGTTCGTTTTTCCTTTTGCTGGGAAGTATCGGATTGATTCGAATGCCCGATGTTTTTACACGCATCCAGGCCGGAACAAAAGCTTCAACGCTGGGAACAATTCTATCTTTATTGGGAATTGGTTTGATTTACCTCCCAATTTTCGGGAAAGTATTCCTGTTAATCGTATTCATTTTAATTACCAACCCGGTATCGTCGCACATGCTGGCACGCGCCGCACATTACATTGGTGTTAAAAAAGCCGATGTTACTGTGGTTGACAAATTGAGCGAATACTATGAAAATAACAAAACGCAAAAACCGGAATTAAAATGA
- a CDS encoding hydrogenase subunit MbhD domain-containing protein produces the protein MSLIITIVLSLIMLIMGITAILHKKLSVAIIATGIVSLLASVLFLLMAAPDVAMTEAAIGSGLSTIIFFYVLNKIRNVK, from the coding sequence ATGAGCCTGATAATAACAATTGTATTAAGTCTGATAATGCTGATAATGGGTATCACAGCCATTCTTCATAAAAAACTCAGTGTGGCCATTATTGCAACCGGAATTGTGAGTTTGCTGGCTTCGGTTTTGTTTCTGTTAATGGCTGCTCCCGATGTGGCAATGACAGAAGCTGCCATTGGAAGCGGACTTTCTACCATCATCTTTTTTTATGTGTTGAATAAAATACGAAACGTAAAATGA
- the mbhE gene encoding hydrogen gas-evolving membrane-bound hydrogenase subunit E, whose product MIRNFFILLLLAGLTAVFVSLFVDFGSSESLSPLAEHYANYGADEVGAPNLVTSVVVTYRGLDTLGEVTILFLVASIISFFLKRNKDQEEKFEKRESSEILKSASRLLVPIVMVLGIYVFINGHLTPGGGFQGGAIIATAFILLLMTYPDYEINHKVISIIESISGISFVLIGVLGIVLAGGFLDNKILALGTFGNILSAGAIPIIYSLIGLKVGSELSNILSNFQAVQKEKM is encoded by the coding sequence ATGATACGCAACTTTTTTATACTACTATTATTGGCCGGGTTAACAGCAGTTTTTGTGAGCTTGTTTGTTGATTTCGGCAGCAGCGAAAGCTTGTCTCCGCTGGCAGAACACTACGCCAATTACGGCGCTGATGAGGTAGGAGCGCCCAACCTGGTAACTTCGGTGGTGGTAACTTACCGTGGTTTGGATACACTGGGCGAAGTAACCATCTTGTTTTTGGTGGCGTCCATCATCAGTTTTTTTCTGAAAAGAAATAAAGACCAGGAAGAGAAATTCGAAAAACGCGAATCGAGCGAGATTTTAAAATCAGCTTCACGTTTGTTGGTACCCATTGTAATGGTGCTCGGAATTTATGTTTTTATAAACGGACACCTCACGCCGGGAGGAGGTTTTCAGGGAGGTGCAATTATTGCCACCGCTTTTATTCTGCTGTTAATGACTTATCCCGATTACGAAATCAATCATAAAGTAATTTCAATTATTGAATCTATTTCAGGAATAAGCTTTGTGTTGATTGGTGTTTTAGGAATTGTACTGGCCGGTGGTTTTCTCGACAATAAAATTCTTGCATTGGGAACCTTCGGAAATATTTTAAGTGCCGGCGCCATCCCGATTATCTATTCGTTAATTGGATTAAAAGTGGGATCTGAGCTGTCGAATATCCTTTCAAATTTCCAGGCAGTACAAAAAGAAAAAATGTAA
- a CDS encoding sodium:proton antiporter, with the protein METIALITAFALILIGIYGILSNKNIIKIIVGFWLFETGLHVLIVTIGYIKGGTAPILDDAVGLTNVSEKIVDPIPQALVLTAIVIGLGVTALMLAYALRMYQAKKSLNIGDFKELKW; encoded by the coding sequence ATGGAAACTATCGCATTAATAACGGCTTTCGCATTAATTCTGATTGGAATTTATGGCATCCTTTCAAATAAAAATATCATCAAAATAATTGTGGGATTTTGGCTTTTTGAAACCGGTTTGCATGTATTAATTGTAACCATCGGGTACATTAAAGGTGGTACAGCTCCAATTCTTGACGATGCAGTGGGATTGACCAATGTGTCAGAAAAAATAGTAGACCCGATTCCGCAGGCGCTGGTTTTAACGGCCATTGTAATCGGACTGGGAGTAACCGCGCTGATGCTGGCTTATGCCCTGAGAATGTACCAGGCTAAAAAGTCGCTCAATATTGGTGATTTCAAAGAATTGAAATGGTAA
- a CDS encoding proton-conducting transporter membrane subunit: MNLISPINIIAVSLGVAFFMGMLGKKLQGFSYFLMLAALLFNTIISLEWFYALANNLAEAQQVFTAGFKPPLSINLLMGLNESVITGLVNVAGLLGAVYMASTLKKVGTASQVVFLVLIMSLNVIVLSRDLFNIFVFLEVASIAVAGLIILQKGLNAVSAGFKYMIATGLISSFLLLGIIFIYRFSGTLNLDMVIESNPMIKQGAMVSTFIIMVAILLELKPFPANGWALDVYQAAHPGLSAMLSSAVATANLYVLYKFSGLNTESSMYFVGLIGLITFVGSNLLGMNQTNARRLLGYSSVGQIGLLVAIIGFIPHSNENFKLIFIGLLTSHYFAKAGLFWIAGIVKTEKLKEWSVLRNKPILLFLFLSFVLALTGFPPFPSFWGKWQLIMELSQQGNMAAIIAILVGSFFEVVYLLRWAGYSIKLEAVALPKVKLTQLVPVILFGLGIYATGYFVSQNTAFGNTINYFPLLVVAALLVLDFLPAFVKNSLSILATGWFAYELIPGQETLKLVFTVIFLIGGILTLIPGFHVKGKRAGFYPSAMLMFGGLALLIEAENLLQFFFAWEIMTLGSYFLIIRGKKSMPHAFSYMLFSVGGAYLILMAFGMVSVGNSGLSLSLLSQINFYPVVALALLAIGFMTKTASLGLHIWLPGAHGEAESDVSPMVSAILLKAGVFGLVMLMLASGGEHNSYSGLFYTLGWIGALTALVGNLGAIFQEDAKRLLAYSSIGQLGYILFAFSIMSQMGWLTGFTYTINHFMFKAILFLSVGGVVMRLGTHNMYEMGGLIKKMPFSFIAVLIGIITLAGIPPLSGFAGKWLFYNAVILKGWYFQGAIVFFAGTIAFLYCFKLIYSIFLGQLKDNHRNVKELPFWYLLPIYILIFAIMVFSAKPDLILKPLGNVLAVNFPSNNLTWNGTTAMSKLGYWDATTIMIVIGTMFVILFSWLWLMSRKAQKVKQFNMVYAGERPERPELTHVSHNIYAGYNKALGFLVAPGITHFWKYTCNLFESTGNFIRRLYSGNGQSYAFHLVTYIVIVFVIYLSSI, encoded by the coding sequence ATGAATTTAATTTCTCCTATAAATATTATCGCTGTTTCCCTTGGAGTTGCCTTTTTTATGGGCATGCTGGGAAAAAAGCTACAGGGATTTTCTTATTTCTTAATGCTGGCAGCTTTGCTTTTTAATACAATTATTTCGCTGGAGTGGTTTTATGCACTGGCAAATAATCTGGCTGAAGCACAGCAGGTTTTTACAGCAGGTTTTAAACCGCCGCTTTCCATTAATTTACTGATGGGATTAAACGAGTCGGTAATTACCGGACTGGTAAATGTTGCCGGGTTGCTGGGCGCCGTTTATATGGCATCAACACTTAAAAAAGTGGGCACAGCAAGCCAGGTCGTTTTTCTGGTACTTATTATGAGTTTAAATGTAATTGTGCTTTCGCGCGACTTGTTTAATATTTTTGTTTTTCTTGAAGTGGCCAGTATTGCAGTGGCAGGTTTAATTATTTTGCAAAAAGGATTGAATGCTGTTTCAGCCGGATTTAAATACATGATTGCTACCGGTTTGATTTCCTCGTTTTTACTCCTCGGAATTATTTTTATCTATCGTTTTTCAGGAACACTAAATCTGGACATGGTAATTGAATCGAATCCGATGATTAAACAGGGAGCCATGGTTTCCACTTTTATTATTATGGTGGCAATTTTGCTTGAATTGAAACCGTTTCCGGCAAACGGCTGGGCACTCGATGTTTACCAGGCAGCTCACCCCGGTTTGTCGGCCATGCTTTCGTCGGCAGTGGCCACTGCAAATTTGTATGTGCTGTATAAATTTTCAGGATTGAATACCGAGAGCAGCATGTACTTTGTTGGCTTAATTGGTTTGATAACTTTTGTGGGTTCCAATCTTTTGGGAATGAACCAAACTAATGCACGACGTTTACTGGGGTATTCGTCGGTGGGGCAAATTGGTTTGCTGGTGGCCATTATTGGATTCATTCCACATTCAAACGAAAACTTTAAACTTATTTTTATAGGACTGCTGACCAGTCATTATTTTGCAAAAGCCGGTTTGTTTTGGATTGCCGGAATTGTAAAAACCGAAAAATTAAAAGAGTGGTCGGTATTACGAAATAAACCTATTTTACTATTCCTGTTTCTGTCGTTTGTTCTGGCACTGACTGGATTCCCTCCGTTTCCATCATTTTGGGGAAAATGGCAACTGATTATGGAGTTGTCGCAGCAAGGAAATATGGCTGCGATAATTGCCATTTTGGTAGGTTCGTTTTTCGAAGTGGTTTATTTATTACGCTGGGCTGGTTATTCCATAAAACTGGAGGCCGTTGCATTGCCTAAAGTAAAACTTACTCAACTGGTTCCTGTTATCCTATTCGGACTTGGAATTTATGCCACCGGATATTTTGTTTCGCAAAACACTGCTTTCGGGAATACTATAAATTACTTTCCACTGCTGGTTGTGGCGGCTCTTTTAGTGCTCGATTTCCTTCCTGCATTTGTTAAAAATTCATTGTCAATTTTGGCAACCGGGTGGTTTGCTTATGAATTAATTCCGGGTCAAGAAACATTAAAACTGGTTTTTACCGTGATATTTTTAATCGGAGGAATTTTAACGCTCATTCCCGGATTTCATGTAAAAGGGAAACGGGCAGGTTTTTATCCTTCGGCTATGTTAATGTTTGGAGGATTGGCACTTTTAATTGAAGCTGAAAACTTGTTGCAGTTTTTCTTTGCCTGGGAAATTATGACATTGGGTTCGTATTTTCTTATTATCCGCGGGAAAAAATCGATGCCACATGCATTTAGTTACATGTTATTTTCAGTAGGCGGTGCTTATTTAATTTTGATGGCATTCGGAATGGTTTCTGTTGGAAACAGCGGATTAAGCCTGAGTTTACTATCACAAATTAATTTTTATCCGGTAGTTGCACTTGCCTTGCTCGCCATTGGTTTTATGACAAAAACAGCATCGCTCGGTTTACACATTTGGCTGCCGGGAGCACACGGTGAAGCAGAATCGGACGTGTCGCCAATGGTTTCTGCCATTCTGTTAAAAGCCGGAGTTTTTGGTCTGGTTATGCTTATGCTGGCTTCGGGTGGAGAACACAACTCGTATTCAGGATTGTTTTACACCTTAGGATGGATTGGTGCATTAACCGCTCTGGTGGGTAACCTTGGAGCAATTTTCCAGGAAGATGCAAAACGTTTACTGGCTTACTCGAGTATCGGGCAGTTGGGATATATTTTATTCGCATTTTCTATTATGTCGCAAATGGGGTGGCTGACCGGTTTTACATACACAATAAACCACTTTATGTTTAAAGCTATTTTATTCCTTTCAGTGGGTGGAGTTGTAATGCGACTGGGGACACACAATATGTACGAAATGGGAGGTCTAATCAAAAAAATGCCATTCTCATTTATTGCTGTTTTAATCGGAATTATTACGCTGGCTGGTATTCCTCCGCTTTCAGGTTTTGCCGGAAAATGGTTGTTCTACAACGCCGTTATTCTGAAAGGGTGGTATTTCCAGGGAGCCATTGTATTTTTTGCCGGAACCATCGCATTCCTATACTGTTTTAAACTCATTTATTCCATCTTTTTGGGTCAGTTAAAAGACAACCACCGGAATGTAAAAGAATTGCCTTTCTGGTATTTACTTCCAATATACATTCTGATTTTTGCCATTATGGTTTTTTCGGCCAAACCCGATTTGATTTTAAAACCACTTGGAAATGTTTTAGCGGTTAATTTCCCCAGCAACAATTTAACCTGGAACGGAACCACTGCCATGAGTAAACTGGGGTACTGGGATGCCACAACAATTATGATTGTGATTGGAACCATGTTCGTGATTTTATTTAGCTGGCTGTGGCTGATGAGCCGCAAAGCGCAAAAAGTAAAACAGTTTAACATGGTTTATGCAGGCGAACGTCCCGAACGTCCTGAGTTAACACATGTTTCGCATAATATTTATGCCGGCTATAATAAAGCACTGGGATTTCTGGTGGCGCCCGGCATCACACATTTCTGGAAATATACATGCAACCTGTTTGAATCTACCGGCAATTTTATTCGCCGCCTTTACAGCGGAAACGGACAAAGCTACGCCTTTCATCTGGTAACTTATATCGTTATTGTTTTTGTCATTTATTTAAGCTCGATTTAA
- a CDS encoding NADH-quinone oxidoreductase subunit H: MEFTVSKILWTLLGLFIVLNWGLIMGGTMRKIGARVAKRHGIPLYQPYIDLIKNYAIRSQITHGIMFYLGPVFRLSGGVGIFLFLPLIFGNEHWSNFSFSGDLVLILYFQFFGMLGMALGAGEGGHPYSAIGISRGLSQFTTIEVPMTLAVISIAVQYNTLSISEIVAAQQGGFAHWTMITNPFATAAAVLSMLGAFGHSPFNLVKAPNEIPIGPPTEYHATYLGVLRTNAAILHVVEAALFMNLFFGGATNWFEFILKTFLIYFWSVFVGMVFPRFMIEQSVQWFLKIPLVLGIIAIIVIL, from the coding sequence ATGGAATTTACTGTAAGCAAAATACTTTGGACCCTGTTGGGATTATTTATTGTCCTGAACTGGGGATTGATTATGGGAGGTACAATGCGCAAAATTGGTGCACGTGTTGCAAAACGTCATGGCATTCCGCTATACCAGCCCTACATCGATTTGATTAAAAATTACGCCATTCGTTCGCAAATCACGCACGGAATCATGTTCTACCTCGGGCCGGTTTTCCGCTTGTCGGGAGGTGTGGGAATCTTTCTTTTTCTCCCCTTAATTTTTGGTAACGAACACTGGTCAAATTTTTCATTTTCGGGCGATTTAGTTTTAATTCTCTATTTTCAGTTTTTTGGAATGTTGGGAATGGCGCTTGGAGCCGGAGAAGGCGGACATCCGTATTCGGCAATTGGAATCAGCCGCGGTTTGTCGCAGTTTACAACCATCGAAGTACCGATGACTCTGGCGGTGATTTCTATCGCTGTTCAGTACAACACACTTTCAATTTCTGAAATTGTGGCTGCACAACAGGGAGGATTTGCCCACTGGACAATGATAACCAATCCCTTTGCAACGGCTGCAGCAGTTTTATCAATGTTGGGAGCCTTTGGTCATTCGCCATTTAATTTGGTAAAAGCACCCAACGAAATTCCTATTGGACCACCAACCGAATATCATGCAACGTATTTGGGCGTATTGCGCACTAATGCGGCCATTTTACATGTGGTGGAAGCCGCATTGTTTATGAACTTGTTTTTTGGAGGTGCAACCAACTGGTTTGAGTTCATCCTGAAAACTTTCCTTATTTATTTCTGGAGCGTTTTTGTGGGAATGGTTTTCCCTCGATTCATGATAGAACAATCGGTGCAGTGGTTTTTAAAAATCCCGCTGGTACTCGGAATCATTGCAATCATTGTCATTTTATAA
- the nuoB gene encoding NADH-quinone oxidoreductase subunit NuoB, with product MKETDNQDKFIHEENKKREVVAPDGSIIEINPMEDYFCGARPQVQEPHKVKVVEKFLNWARSESIWVLGFGTGCGSIEIPPLVTPRFDMFRFGVQMRPTPRQSNAIIISGYLSVKTLKRAIRSYEQMQSPKYLIALGSCTINGGMYWDSYNTINRVDQYLPVDVYIAGCMPRPEALLAGFEKLKELIKAGKAEKANEYIENLDWYKANQKKIIKDWNMPDYNW from the coding sequence ATGAAAGAGACAGACAATCAAGATAAATTCATTCACGAAGAAAATAAAAAGCGAGAAGTAGTTGCGCCCGATGGAAGCATTATTGAAATTAATCCGATGGAGGATTATTTCTGCGGTGCCCGTCCGCAAGTACAAGAGCCGCATAAAGTTAAAGTTGTTGAAAAATTTTTGAACTGGGCACGTTCCGAGTCGATTTGGGTATTAGGATTTGGAACCGGCTGTGGAAGTATTGAAATTCCACCGCTGGTAACTCCGCGCTTCGATATGTTCCGCTTTGGTGTGCAAATGCGCCCGACTCCGCGTCAGTCGAATGCCATAATTATTTCGGGTTATCTCTCGGTAAAAACATTAAAAAGAGCAATTCGCAGTTACGAACAAATGCAAAGTCCTAAATATTTAATTGCACTGGGAAGTTGTACCATCAACGGTGGAATGTACTGGGACAGCTACAATACCATTAACCGGGTTGACCAATATTTACCGGTTGATGTTTACATCGCCGGTTGTATGCCACGTCCTGAAGCGTTGCTAGCCGGTTTTGAAAAATTGAAGGAGCTGATAAAAGCGGGTAAAGCAGAAAAAGCAAACGAATACATCGAGAACCTTGACTGGTACAAAGCCAATCAGAAAAAAATTATTAAAGACTGGAACATGCCGGATTATAATTGGTAA
- a CDS encoding NADH-quinone oxidoreductase subunit C, whose translation MKKFIENLGYKFNLSEVEYQRKNLTFVTVDKESAVQMLAYLRDYEGFSHFVLMTAVDWIEDGLFQLTYILNNPTKKIDLAIRTKILREKAKMTTAHHLWNQVATYQRELKEMFGIDFPESPRVNESFILEGWDNIPPMRRDFDTKKYSEETFFPRPGRGTNDPSEYMKQKLYPNEQ comes from the coding sequence ATGAAGAAATTTATAGAAAACTTAGGATACAAATTCAACCTTTCGGAGGTTGAATACCAGCGGAAGAACCTCACTTTTGTTACGGTTGATAAAGAAAGTGCTGTGCAAATGCTGGCCTATCTTCGAGATTATGAAGGATTCAGTCATTTTGTATTAATGACTGCTGTGGATTGGATTGAAGACGGTCTGTTTCAATTGACCTACATTCTGAATAATCCGACAAAAAAAATTGATCTTGCCATTCGCACTAAAATTCTACGCGAAAAAGCAAAGATGACCACTGCGCATCATTTGTGGAACCAGGTGGCTACTTATCAACGCGAATTAAAAGAGATGTTCGGCATTGATTTTCCGGAAAGTCCGCGCGTTAACGAATCGTTTATTCTCGAAGGTTGGGATAATATTCCACCCATGCGCCGCGATTTCGACACCAAAAAATATTCTGAAGAAACATTCTTCCCTCGACCTGGGCGGGGTACAAACGACCCAAGTGAATACATGAAACAAAAATTATATCCCAATGAACAATAA